The genomic window GTGGTCTCCAGAGCTTCATTCAATCCAAGAGGCGGCAAAATTGAAGGCAACCGCTGAGCAAGCATGGTTTTTCCGGCACCTGGAGGACCTATAAGGATCACATTGTGCCCTCCTGCAGCCGCTATTTCAAGGGCCCGTTTAATATTTTCCTGGCCCCTTACGTCAGAAAAATCTTTGGCATAAAGGGTTTGTTGATAAGCAAATTCTTCTCTTGTGTCGATCACCAAAGGCTCTATGGTCTGAGCTCCAGTAAGGAAGTCAACGGCTTCTTTTAAAGTTTCTACAGCTATGACATCCAGCTGATTGACGATTGCAGCTTCACGAGCATTGACTTTTGGAATGATAATCCCTTTATATTTTTCTTTTCTCGCCTGAATGGCAATTGGCAGAACGCCTTTTATGGGACGAAGGCTGCCATCCAGACTGAGCTCTCCCATAATCATGTATTTGTCTAACTGGGAGCTGTCCATTTGGTTTGTTGCAGCCAGTATTCCTATGGCAATAGGAAGATCATAAGATGAGCCTTCTTTCCGGATATCAGCGGGAGCTAAATTTACCACCAATTTTAGTCGAGGAAACTGGAAACCTTCATTTTTAATTGCAGATTCAATCCTCTGATAACCCTCTTTTACTGCATTGTCGGGAAGTCCTACCATGAAATAATTTATTTTTCCGAGTGCTACGGTTCCACCGGCATTCACTTCTACTGTAATGGTACGTGCATCAACACCAAACACAGCAGCAGCATAGGATTTAATCAACATCGGCTATATTGTTTTTATTTTATATCAATCATATATTCCGCATCCAGATAAATCATAGAATCCAAAGGAATCCCCCTTTCTATAGCTTTTTCTCGTACATGGCTCAACCATTTTTCATCAGAGCGTATCGTGTGCATCATCGATCGTATTTTTTCTTCACGAATTTCGCGCATGCTTTTGTCTATTTTGGACCGAGCCATAATGACTTTATGATGGTCTCCACTTTCTCCTGTAAATTCTGTGATGACAAATTTATTAAATGTTGTATCTGAAGTAATCCTTTCTTCTTTAACGCCACCTTCCAGTGGTGCGAACCACTCGTCCCAGACGATCAAAGTATTTTCAGGAAAAGATTTTTTCTGATTAAGGATTCCGATATTTTCATTCAACCCTATGACAAAAGGATTAAATTTTGCATAAAAGGGAAAGGATACAGCTGCATAGATTTTATGCAATCTTGTCCACTCAGGATATTTTTCTTCCAATTCAGAGATTGCTTTTTTCATACAGATTTGAGCACCGGTTTCATTTAATTTACGAGCTTGAACCGCGTAATTATGATTTGGCGTAAAATTTAAAATAAATTGAAAACTGACAATTCCCGCTAAAGTATAGAGACCCTTTTTTGATTCAAAAAAAGTATGCCAATATTCAAACGGTTTTGTCATTATAATACACATCATTGGAATTACAGCTATAAAAACCCTCATCAAACCAAATGAGTTAAATCTCCCAAACGCCCAAGCGTACGAATGAAAAAACAAGAAACCTAAAAATGAACCATAAATTAAAAATACCTCCAAAGAAAGTCGAGAATTGTTTCTGGATTGAAGTAATTTTTTAACATCTCGAAATAAAAAAAAGCAACCAACCAGCAATAATGCAGAAAGAATGATCCCAGTAACATAGGGCATGTTATAAACAAAATGAAATAACTCACCCTTACCGTAAAATGCTTTATTGATCGGATAAGGGATTTTATTGAAAGGCCATAAAAAATCATTATTGTAAAATCTCATTCCAGCAAATCCATAGATCACATGACCAGTAAGTAACCATGGCAAGAAACTGTATTTTTTTATCCACAAAAGATATGCTGCACATAAAATTATAATGATCAAACCTTCTGATCTTGCAAAGGGTAAAAAAGAAATGAGAATGGTTGCGGATAAAAATTTTTCTTTCTGAAATAAAAACAGACCAAGAGAAAATAGGCATGCAAAAAAAGGTTCTGTCAACCCAGACAAACCAAAATAGATTAGCATAGGGCATAAAATTAAAAACAGAGAAGCAAGCCACGGAAATTTGTAATCCCATGCCAAACACACTCGGTAAATAAAATATTGTGCTAATAATATATTTACGATGTTGAAAATTTTAATTCCTACAAAACCAAATTGACTCCAGGGTGTGGCTGCTAAGACAAAAAGAGGTTTAGCCCAATGATTGAAAAACAATGAAGGATCCGTATAAGCCCATTTGGCATACAAATAATGTAAGAGGCTGTCTCCATCATCACCGGTCCCCTTAAACAGAACTGCGAGTATCAATAAGATTATAGCAGTGAACAATTGGATCACATGGATTTCTCGGAAACTGTAACGATTAGAGTTAGAAATAGAGTCAGCCATTATACAAAAACATAAAGATAGTGAATCTGCTCATTTATCGGATTTGAGGAAGCACCAAAACAGCAGAAAGATTCAGATTCAAATCAAGGCATCTCTGGTTTGGCCGGAGATTCTTTATTTTTGCAAAAAAAGAGCAGAAAATGTATCGGAGTCATGATTGTGGAGAATTAAGAATGAACCATGTAGGGGCGGAAGTTATTTTGAGCGGTTGGGTTCAAAGTGCCAGAAACTTGGGAGGTATGACTTTTATAGATTTGAGGGATCGGTATGGCATAACGCAGATTGTTTTTAATTTGGAAGAAGACGAGAGCCTTTGTTTGGCAGCGAGAAAACTGGGTAGAGAGTTTGTGATAATGGCTAAAGGCATTGTCCGAGAGCGAAGCAGCAAAAACCCTCAGAGGCCAACGGGAGATATAGAACTTCAGGTCAAAGAGATGCAGATATTAAATCAATCTGCCGTCCCGCCGTTCACTATTGAAGATGAGTCTGATGGCGGGGATGAGTTGCGTATGAAATATCGGTATCTTGACATAAGACGATCTCCGGTAAAAAACAAATTGCTGTTTCGTCATCAGGCAGCATTCGAAACGCGAAATTATTTGAATGATCAGCGTTTTGTAGAAATAGAAACACCATATCTTATCAAATCCACACCAGAGGGTGCAAGAGACTTCGTAGTACCCAGCAGGATGAATCAAGGACAGTTTTATGCACTGCCCCAGTCCCCACAAACATTCAAGCAGCTCTTGATGGTTGCAGGAATGGATCGATATTTTCAGATAGTACGCTGCTTCAGAGATGAGGACCTCAGAGCAGACAGACAGCCGGAATTTACACAAATAGACTGCGAGATGGCCTTTGTGCATCAAGAAGATGTATTAGAAACATTTGAAGGCTTGATCAAGCATTTATTCAATAAAATATTGGAGATAGATTTACCAAAATTTGAACGAATGAGCTATGAAGATGCTATGCACAATTATGGTTCTGACAAACCGGATCTGCGATTTGACATGCCAATACAACATCTGGAGAGAGAGCTGAAAGGAGCAGGATTTCCGGTGTTTGATGAGGCAGAAGCAATTTGTGGACTTGCATGTCAAGCTACTGCAGACTTTTTCAGCAACAAAGAGATCAGTGATCTGACAGAGTGGGTAAAAAGGCCGCAAATAGGTGCGAAAGGACTGGCATATGTGCGTTTTAATAACGATGGCAGTGTCAAAACCAGCCTGGGAAAATTCTATAGTGATGAACGACTTAAAGACTTGGCAAAAAGCTGGAAGTTGGGATCAGGGGATGTGCTTTTTATTTTGGCAGGACCAAAGGAAAAAACACTGAAACAAGCCGGAGAACTGAGACTCGAATTGGGGCGTAAGCTCAAACTTATAAAAGCTGGAGAATTCAAGGCATTTTGGGTTGTTGATTTTCCATTGTTAGAATGGGATGAGGAGAGTAATCGTTTTTATGCAATGCACCACCCTTTTACGTCGCCGTTACCAAAGGATATAGAAAAGTTGAGATCCGATGATAGGGAAGTTCTGAGCTCAATTCGAGCAGCAGCATACGATATGGTAATCAACGGTACCGAGATAGGTGGAGGGTCGGTTCGAATACATAACAGAGCTTTACAAGCTCAGAATTTCCAATTGCTCGGATTTTCTCCTGCAGAAGCGGAAAAGCAGTTTGGATTTTTGCTAGGGGCCTTTGAGTATGGGGCTCCACCGCATGCTGGGATAGCTTTTGGATTTGATCGTCTGTGCGCAGTTATGCAAGGCCAAACAAACATCAGAGATTACATCGCTTTTCCAAAAAACAATCAAGGAAGAGACACGATGATTGATTCTCCTTCAGAACTGGATGTGCATCAACTCAAAGAGCTTGGCATAAACCTAATAGAATCGATAGAATAATCGATTTACACTAATATCTAGGGAGAAATGGACGAGTAGTTCCATTTTTCTATTATGTGAATGAAGCACAGTCCACGCAAAATATATATAACAATATTTTTTAATTTAAATATAATTCTTATATAATATTTTATTAATATAATATTTAGTAAAATAAAATTTTACAATTCTTGCGCTTTGAATAAAAGTATTAACTACTTTTACGCCTCGAATCTATAGCCAATTACTCAGGACTTCTGGATCTCATAAACATTTATTTCTACTTAAAGAT from Saprospiraceae bacterium includes these protein-coding regions:
- the aspS gene encoding aspartate--tRNA ligase, whose translation is MYRSHDCGELRMNHVGAEVILSGWVQSARNLGGMTFIDLRDRYGITQIVFNLEEDESLCLAARKLGREFVIMAKGIVRERSSKNPQRPTGDIELQVKEMQILNQSAVPPFTIEDESDGGDELRMKYRYLDIRRSPVKNKLLFRHQAAFETRNYLNDQRFVEIETPYLIKSTPEGARDFVVPSRMNQGQFYALPQSPQTFKQLLMVAGMDRYFQIVRCFRDEDLRADRQPEFTQIDCEMAFVHQEDVLETFEGLIKHLFNKILEIDLPKFERMSYEDAMHNYGSDKPDLRFDMPIQHLERELKGAGFPVFDEAEAICGLACQATADFFSNKEISDLTEWVKRPQIGAKGLAYVRFNNDGSVKTSLGKFYSDERLKDLAKSWKLGSGDVLFILAGPKEKTLKQAGELRLELGRKLKLIKAGEFKAFWVVDFPLLEWDEESNRFYAMHHPFTSPLPKDIEKLRSDDREVLSSIRAAAYDMVINGTEIGGGSVRIHNRALQAQNFQLLGFSPAEAEKQFGFLLGAFEYGAPPHAGIAFGFDRLCAVMQGQTNIRDYIAFPKNNQGRDTMIDSPSELDVHQLKELGINLIESIE